The following are from one region of the Sandaracinus amylolyticus genome:
- a CDS encoding helix-turn-helix transcriptional regulator, whose translation MQDTLRRLIEELAVVGAELTRGPDVHGTPSRLAAATCISMRTALYVGTFKPPRSLVVALLEGTKTVEQNAERFVAATGDLFIAPAGILLGVDSRPDPDSGCYRAVVIDLDPDAVAAVVRRHPTLHRGSSVLGPFDPTRAQRLPASPHALQAVLHFVRTLMLPDAHAALLQHRLEDLVLALALQQVGDLEPERAHATQARLDLVLAVRNLIRGDPAAPWPAELVARRLAVSAATLRRRLATAGLTLREVRAQERMALARTLLSRPGANVSEVAQRCGYQSASKFARQYRRWTGSTPSQRALHD comes from the coding sequence GTGCAGGACACGCTCCGGCGGCTGATCGAAGAGCTCGCAGTGGTCGGCGCGGAGCTGACGCGGGGCCCCGACGTGCACGGCACGCCGAGCCGGCTCGCGGCCGCGACCTGCATCAGCATGCGCACCGCGCTCTACGTCGGGACGTTCAAGCCGCCGCGCTCGCTCGTCGTGGCGCTGCTCGAGGGAACGAAGACCGTCGAGCAGAACGCCGAGCGCTTCGTCGCGGCGACCGGCGATCTCTTCATCGCGCCCGCGGGGATCCTGCTGGGCGTCGACAGCCGGCCCGATCCCGACAGTGGCTGCTATCGCGCGGTGGTGATCGATCTCGATCCCGACGCGGTCGCCGCGGTCGTGCGGCGGCACCCGACGCTGCATCGCGGCTCTTCGGTGCTCGGGCCCTTCGATCCCACGCGCGCGCAGCGACTGCCCGCGTCGCCGCACGCGCTCCAGGCCGTGCTGCACTTCGTGCGCACGCTGATGCTCCCCGACGCGCACGCCGCGCTGCTGCAGCATCGGCTCGAGGATCTGGTGCTCGCGCTCGCGCTGCAGCAGGTCGGCGATCTCGAGCCCGAGCGCGCGCACGCGACCCAGGCGCGCCTCGACCTCGTGCTCGCGGTCCGCAACCTGATCCGCGGCGATCCCGCTGCGCCCTGGCCCGCCGAGCTCGTCGCGCGGCGCCTCGCGGTGAGCGCGGCGACGCTGCGACGACGGCTCGCCACCGCGGGGCTCACGCTGCGCGAGGTGCGCGCGCAGGAGCGAATGGCGCTCGCGCGCACGCTGCTCTCGCGACCCGGTGCGAACGTGAGCGAGGTCGCGCAGCGCTGCGGCTACCAGTCCGCCTCGAAGTTCGCGCGGCAGTACCGGCGCTGGACCGGCAGCACGCCCTCGCAGCGCGCGCTGCACGATTGA
- a CDS encoding SMP-30/gluconolactonase/LRE family protein — protein MHERHALIFSSALLASACHAAPSAAVPGPAPELDVAGLDVPESVLHDASDDVYLVSNIGGSPFEQDGNGFVSRIAPDGTVIALRWIDGLDAPKGMAIAGDVLAVADLTVLRRFDRHTGAPRDAITIPGASFLNDVVAAPDGSFFVGDSGMARTDDGFGPSGHDALFRVAPDGAVTTIASGPELALPNGLAIAGDELLVVSFGAAALMRFALDGTPRGRVELPAGQLDGLVALESGCLIASSFGVPGVIAGTTEGAFATVIEAQLAADIGLDARRGRLLLPMIAEGRLRTASIASLGACERAR, from the coding sequence ATGCACGAACGCCACGCTCTGATCTTCTCGTCCGCGCTCCTCGCGAGCGCATGTCACGCCGCACCGTCGGCCGCGGTGCCGGGGCCCGCTCCCGAGCTCGACGTCGCAGGGCTCGACGTGCCGGAGTCGGTGCTCCACGACGCGAGCGACGACGTCTATCTCGTGAGCAACATCGGAGGCTCGCCCTTCGAGCAGGACGGCAACGGGTTCGTCTCGCGCATCGCGCCCGACGGAACGGTGATCGCGCTCCGATGGATCGACGGGCTCGACGCGCCGAAGGGCATGGCGATCGCGGGCGACGTCCTCGCGGTCGCCGATCTCACGGTGCTGCGGCGCTTCGATCGCCACACCGGCGCGCCTCGCGATGCGATCACGATCCCCGGCGCGAGCTTCCTCAACGACGTGGTCGCCGCGCCCGACGGATCGTTCTTCGTGGGCGACAGCGGGATGGCGCGCACCGACGACGGCTTCGGTCCGTCCGGTCACGACGCGCTCTTCCGCGTCGCGCCCGATGGCGCGGTCACGACCATCGCGTCGGGGCCCGAGCTCGCGCTGCCGAACGGCCTCGCCATCGCGGGCGACGAGCTCCTCGTCGTGAGCTTCGGTGCCGCGGCGCTGATGCGCTTCGCGCTCGACGGCACGCCGCGCGGGCGCGTCGAGCTCCCCGCAGGACAGCTCGACGGCCTCGTCGCGCTCGAGAGCGGCTGTCTGATCGCGTCGAGCTTCGGCGTGCCGGGCGTGATCGCGGGCACCACCGAGGGCGCGTTCGCGACGGTGATCGAAGCGCAGCTCGCGGCGGACATCGGGCTCGACGCGCGCCGCGGGCGACTGCTGCTCCCGATGATCGCGGAAGGACGCCTGCGCACGGCCTCGATCGCGTCGTTGGGCGCGTGCGAAAGGGCCCGCTGA
- a CDS encoding FeoA family protein yields MVKTLADLRVGDEAVVSDVGGDRGVARRLMEMGVLPGTRVRIARVAPLGDPIEIRVRSYSLSIRRAEARGVYVTAEAS; encoded by the coding sequence ATGGTGAAAACGCTGGCAGATCTGCGGGTTGGCGACGAAGCGGTGGTCTCCGACGTGGGAGGTGATCGCGGCGTCGCGCGCCGGCTCATGGAGATGGGCGTCCTGCCCGGGACGCGGGTGCGCATCGCGCGGGTCGCGCCGCTCGGCGATCCCATCGAGATCCGGGTGCGCAGCTATTCGCTCTCGATCCGTCGCGCCGAGGCGCGCGGCGTGTACGTGACGGCGGAAGCGTCGTGA
- the feoB gene encoding ferrous iron transport protein B yields MSESLRTVVLAGNPNAGKTTLFNALTGARARTGNYPGVTVERRVGKVALPQGARVDLVDLPGTYSLTARSPEEQVAVDALLPLAGPPPDAVIVVCDAGALARHLYLALQVLETGLPVVIALNMMDEARAAGIDVDVAQLARELDADVVPVVARSGEGLPELRSALARALTAPARDAYRAPARDGSVALALEGATLRDVEHVEMTIAPMVRRDVDPAHRASMARARALWAILSVGDDELRGVPAAVREAVAEVRGRADAEGRSIDREIIAARYARIDALARDAIRVKASAPKRSVTDRIDAVLTHPVAGLVVFAVVMGALFQALFTWSEPMVGAIEAMVAGAQDVLRTYAPGGPLRDLLVDGVIAGVGNVIVFVPQIALLSLFIAVLEDSGYLARVAFVIDRVMSGVGLHGRAFVPLLSGFACAIPAILATRTIENRKDRLVTMLALPLMSCSARLPVYTLVIAVAFPASATLPGGIAVGAVALLAMYALSVITTLGAAAVLRRTVLRGPKPALVLELPPYRVPVLRNVMLATWDRARTFVIDAGTLILAITIVLWGLLSYPRDGALEARYDAMRAEAEATLEGEALDARVASIDAENAAERMEQSFAGQVGRAIEPVIAPLGFDWKIGVGLIASFAAREVLVSTLGIVYGAGEDTDEENDTLRGELRAARHPDGTRVFTPLVGLSLMVFFVLAAQCMSTFAMVKRESGSWKWPVLMVVYMNTLAYLASLLVFQVGRALGFS; encoded by the coding sequence GTGAGCGAGTCGCTGCGCACGGTCGTCCTCGCGGGGAATCCCAACGCGGGCAAGACCACGCTCTTCAACGCGCTCACCGGCGCGCGTGCGCGCACCGGCAACTATCCGGGCGTCACCGTCGAGCGCCGCGTGGGCAAGGTCGCGCTGCCGCAGGGGGCGCGCGTCGACCTCGTCGATCTGCCGGGCACCTACAGCCTCACCGCGCGCTCGCCCGAGGAGCAGGTCGCGGTCGACGCGCTGCTGCCGCTCGCGGGCCCGCCGCCCGACGCGGTGATCGTGGTGTGCGACGCGGGGGCGCTCGCGCGGCATCTCTATCTCGCGCTGCAGGTCCTCGAGACCGGCCTGCCGGTCGTGATCGCGCTCAACATGATGGACGAGGCGCGCGCCGCGGGGATCGACGTCGACGTCGCGCAGCTCGCGCGCGAGCTGGACGCCGACGTGGTGCCGGTCGTCGCGCGCAGCGGGGAAGGGCTCCCCGAGCTGCGCAGCGCGCTCGCGCGCGCGCTCACGGCGCCGGCGCGCGATGCGTACCGTGCGCCCGCGCGCGATGGGTCGGTCGCGCTCGCGCTCGAGGGCGCGACGCTGCGTGACGTCGAGCACGTCGAGATGACGATCGCGCCGATGGTGCGACGCGACGTGGACCCCGCGCACCGCGCCTCGATGGCGCGTGCCCGCGCGCTGTGGGCCATCCTCTCGGTCGGCGACGACGAGCTGCGCGGCGTGCCCGCCGCGGTGCGCGAGGCGGTCGCCGAGGTGCGTGGTCGCGCCGACGCGGAAGGGCGCTCGATCGATCGCGAGATCATCGCGGCGCGCTACGCACGCATCGACGCGCTCGCGCGCGACGCGATCCGCGTGAAGGCGAGCGCGCCGAAGCGCAGCGTCACCGATCGCATCGACGCGGTGCTGACGCATCCGGTCGCGGGGCTCGTGGTGTTCGCGGTCGTGATGGGCGCGCTCTTCCAGGCGCTCTTCACGTGGTCGGAGCCGATGGTCGGCGCGATCGAGGCGATGGTCGCGGGCGCGCAGGACGTGCTGCGCACCTATGCGCCCGGCGGTCCGCTGCGCGATCTGCTCGTCGACGGAGTGATCGCGGGCGTCGGCAACGTGATCGTGTTCGTGCCGCAGATCGCGCTGCTCTCGCTCTTCATCGCGGTGCTCGAGGACTCGGGCTACCTCGCGCGCGTCGCGTTCGTGATCGATCGTGTGATGAGCGGCGTGGGGCTCCACGGCCGCGCGTTCGTGCCGCTGCTCTCGGGGTTCGCGTGCGCGATCCCGGCGATCCTCGCGACGCGCACCATCGAGAACCGCAAGGACCGGCTGGTCACGATGCTCGCGCTGCCGCTCATGTCGTGCAGCGCGCGACTGCCGGTCTACACGCTGGTGATCGCGGTCGCGTTCCCCGCGTCGGCGACGCTGCCCGGCGGGATCGCGGTGGGCGCGGTCGCGCTGCTCGCGATGTACGCGCTCTCGGTGATCACGACGCTCGGCGCGGCCGCGGTGCTTCGCCGCACCGTGCTGCGCGGTCCGAAGCCCGCGCTGGTGCTCGAGCTCCCGCCCTACCGCGTGCCGGTGCTGCGCAACGTGATGCTCGCGACCTGGGATCGCGCGCGCACCTTCGTGATCGACGCGGGCACGCTGATCCTCGCGATCACCATCGTGCTCTGGGGGCTGCTCTCCTATCCGCGCGATGGCGCGCTCGAGGCGCGCTACGACGCGATGCGCGCCGAGGCCGAGGCGACGCTCGAGGGCGAGGCGCTCGACGCGCGCGTGGCGAGCATCGACGCCGAGAACGCGGCGGAGCGCATGGAGCAGAGCTTCGCCGGGCAGGTCGGGCGCGCCATCGAGCCGGTGATCGCACCGCTCGGGTTCGACTGGAAGATCGGCGTCGGGCTCATCGCGTCGTTCGCGGCGCGCGAGGTGCTCGTGAGCACGCTCGGCATCGTCTACGGGGCGGGCGAGGACACCGACGAGGAGAACGACACGCTGCGCGGCGAGCTGCGCGCGGCGCGACATCCCGACGGGACGCGGGTGTTCACGCCGCTCGTCGGGCTCTCGCTGATGGTGTTCTTCGTGCTCGCGGCGCAGTGCATGAGCACGTTCGCGATGGTCAAGCGCGAGTCGGGCTCGTGGAAGTGGCCGGTGCTCATGGTCGTGTACATGAACACCCTCGCGTATCTGGCGTCGCTGCTCGTCTTCCAGGTCGGACGCGCGCTCGGGTTTTCTTGA
- a CDS encoding PAS domain-containing protein, with amino-acid sequence MSDAAGTKASPAVHDSRPLDRGLAVLLDLSRRIASSGGVEATLRAVVDTVVPALADSATIDLVDEGRITRHAAAIAAPHDALAPALRALSLPDALTAPIRTGAPLWSSARDDLPAELATTPESAQLHAAIGTRAVLAVPLRTHDEVFGVLTLGRRSERSELSDAHVEIAMAVAIRAGLAIGATRAQLQERRAREAAERNATRLESLRRLAIDIAGASTAHDVLHAISGHARTLLGAQRAGFALPSARPGWLELVGSSALANEATRRRWETFPIDATLPLAVAFREGRARLHESSASMLEAYPDLAAYPDVARVSAVAAVPLRSTDRVIGSMVLGFEASRTFDADDVALLDMLASQTATVLERVSLYERSLREAEHQRLLARASDLLASSLDYARTLRAMVELAIPSFADWSAVDLFEERSVRRVAVHHADPAKVELVRTMFERWPTPRAQIDAFVASGQPILIREMTDELLVQGAQLLDDGRGDDEYLRLSRELGLRSYLSAPIRVRGEVRGAITFAWAESPRYYGDDDVEVALDLARRAGTALEHATLYAEVRAAERQAEKSRHLFEQMASASPDTIFLVDAKTGRNVYVNRFLGHDVEWIRGLGPALLPTLVHPDDLPGVLDRMSRIPTMRDGDHLEESYRMRHADGSYRWLDVRSVVFTRDEDGHPAELLGVARDVSAERARDEALRRSEETHRLATQAVRGLVYEWDFDTGSVHRSPGIRDIVGFDVDEVPTDPSWWRDRIHPDDVQHADARWQQLQREQTEVADTEYRVLHRDGSYRHVWDRGCVLRDASGRVVRLVGCTIDVTERVRARDAIQEADRRKTEFLALLGHELRNPLAAIRSAVQVLELLGPPEPRMTRARGVIVRQVGHMARLLDDLLDLSRIARGKLSLELQPVDLREIVRDCVEDHRLEIERSGASLALEVPREEISSAGDPTRLAQVLGNLLHNAAKFTSPGGHIDVALRVDDGRAVLSVRDDGIGIAPTAIERIFEPFVQDERRTDRSQGGLGLGLALVRGLVELHGGTVRAQSEGHGHGAELTITLPLREPAPAEEPAVAPCEARPRRVLIVEDNEDAAEMLRLVLESGGHQVEVAHTGSEALARARALAPEVVLCDIGLPGLMDGYDVARALRSDAITKGARLVALTGYGQEEDQRRAIDAGFDRHVTKPVDPRALGSLVGS; translated from the coding sequence ATGAGCGACGCAGCCGGCACGAAGGCGAGCCCCGCCGTCCACGACTCGCGCCCGCTCGATCGCGGGCTCGCGGTGCTGCTCGATCTGAGCCGCCGCATCGCGAGCTCGGGCGGTGTGGAGGCGACGCTGCGCGCGGTGGTCGACACCGTCGTGCCCGCGCTCGCGGACAGCGCGACCATCGATCTCGTCGACGAGGGGCGCATCACCCGTCACGCGGCCGCGATCGCAGCGCCGCACGACGCGCTCGCGCCCGCGCTCCGCGCGCTCTCGCTGCCCGACGCGCTCACGGCGCCGATCCGCACCGGCGCGCCGCTGTGGTCGTCGGCGCGTGATGATCTTCCCGCGGAGCTCGCGACCACGCCCGAGAGCGCGCAGCTGCACGCCGCGATCGGCACGCGCGCCGTGCTCGCGGTGCCGCTGCGCACCCACGACGAAGTGTTCGGCGTGCTCACGCTCGGCCGGCGCAGCGAGCGATCCGAGCTCTCCGACGCACACGTGGAGATCGCGATGGCGGTCGCGATCCGCGCCGGTCTCGCGATCGGCGCGACGCGCGCGCAGCTCCAGGAGCGACGCGCGCGCGAGGCCGCCGAGCGCAACGCGACGCGCCTCGAGTCGCTGCGACGGCTCGCCATCGACATCGCCGGCGCGTCGACCGCGCACGACGTGCTGCACGCGATCTCGGGGCACGCGCGCACGCTGCTCGGCGCGCAGCGCGCGGGGTTCGCCCTGCCCTCGGCGCGTCCCGGTTGGCTCGAGCTCGTCGGGTCCAGCGCGCTCGCGAACGAGGCGACGCGACGACGCTGGGAGACCTTCCCGATCGACGCGACGCTGCCGCTCGCGGTCGCGTTCCGCGAGGGGCGCGCGCGCCTGCACGAGAGCTCGGCCTCGATGCTCGAGGCTTACCCCGATCTCGCCGCGTACCCCGACGTCGCGCGGGTGAGCGCGGTCGCTGCGGTCCCGCTGCGCTCGACCGATCGGGTGATCGGCTCGATGGTCCTCGGCTTCGAGGCGTCGCGCACGTTCGACGCCGACGACGTCGCGCTGCTCGACATGCTCGCGAGCCAGACCGCGACCGTGCTCGAGCGGGTCTCGCTCTACGAGCGATCGCTGCGCGAGGCCGAGCACCAGCGCCTGCTCGCGCGCGCCAGCGATCTGCTCGCGAGCTCGCTCGACTACGCGCGGACGCTGCGCGCGATGGTGGAGCTCGCGATCCCGAGCTTCGCCGACTGGTCCGCGGTCGACCTCTTCGAAGAGCGCAGCGTGCGGCGCGTCGCGGTGCACCACGCCGATCCCGCGAAGGTCGAGCTGGTGCGCACGATGTTCGAGCGCTGGCCCACGCCGCGCGCGCAGATCGACGCGTTCGTCGCGAGCGGGCAGCCGATCCTGATCCGCGAGATGACCGACGAGCTGCTGGTGCAGGGCGCTCAGCTCCTCGATGACGGCCGGGGCGACGACGAGTACCTGCGCCTCAGCCGCGAGCTCGGCCTGCGCTCGTATCTCTCCGCGCCGATCCGGGTGCGCGGCGAGGTGCGCGGCGCGATCACGTTCGCGTGGGCGGAGTCGCCTCGTTACTACGGAGACGACGACGTCGAGGTCGCGCTCGATCTCGCGCGTCGCGCGGGCACCGCGCTCGAGCACGCGACGCTCTACGCCGAGGTCCGCGCGGCCGAGCGCCAGGCCGAGAAGTCGCGGCACCTCTTCGAGCAGATGGCGAGCGCGAGCCCCGACACCATCTTCCTCGTCGACGCGAAGACGGGCCGCAACGTCTACGTGAACCGCTTCCTCGGGCACGACGTCGAGTGGATCCGCGGCCTCGGGCCCGCGCTGCTGCCGACGCTCGTGCACCCCGACGACCTGCCTGGCGTGCTCGACCGCATGTCGCGCATCCCGACGATGCGCGACGGCGATCATCTCGAGGAGTCGTACCGCATGCGCCACGCGGACGGCTCGTACCGCTGGCTCGACGTGCGCTCGGTGGTGTTCACCCGCGACGAGGACGGGCACCCCGCGGAGCTGCTCGGCGTCGCGCGCGACGTGAGCGCGGAGCGCGCCCGCGACGAGGCGCTGCGACGCAGCGAGGAGACCCATCGCCTCGCGACGCAGGCGGTCCGTGGCCTCGTCTACGAGTGGGACTTCGACACCGGCTCGGTGCATCGATCACCGGGCATCCGCGACATCGTCGGGTTCGACGTCGACGAGGTCCCGACCGATCCCTCGTGGTGGCGCGACCGCATCCATCCCGACGACGTGCAGCACGCCGATGCGCGCTGGCAGCAGCTCCAGCGCGAGCAGACCGAGGTCGCCGACACCGAGTACCGCGTGCTCCACCGCGACGGCTCGTATCGCCACGTGTGGGATCGCGGGTGTGTGCTGCGCGACGCGAGCGGGCGCGTCGTGCGCCTCGTCGGCTGCACCATCGACGTGACCGAGCGCGTGCGTGCGCGCGACGCGATCCAGGAAGCGGATCGCCGCAAGACCGAGTTCCTCGCGCTCCTCGGTCACGAGCTGCGCAACCCGCTCGCAGCGATCCGCAGCGCGGTGCAGGTGCTCGAGCTGCTCGGCCCGCCCGAGCCCCGCATGACGCGCGCCCGCGGCGTGATCGTGCGGCAGGTGGGCCACATGGCGCGCCTGCTCGACGACCTCCTCGATCTCTCGCGCATCGCTCGCGGCAAGCTCTCGCTCGAGCTGCAGCCGGTCGATCTGCGGGAGATCGTCCGTGACTGCGTCGAGGATCATCGCCTCGAGATCGAGCGCTCGGGCGCGTCGCTCGCACTGGAGGTGCCGCGCGAGGAGATCTCGAGCGCCGGTGATCCCACGCGGCTCGCGCAGGTGCTGGGGAACCTGCTGCACAACGCGGCGAAGTTCACGAGCCCCGGCGGGCACATCGACGTCGCGCTGCGCGTCGACGACGGGCGCGCCGTGCTCTCGGTGCGAGACGACGGGATCGGCATCGCGCCCACCGCGATCGAGCGCATCTTCGAGCCCTTCGTGCAGGACGAGCGCCGCACCGATCGCAGCCAGGGTGGGCTCGGCCTCGGGCTCGCGCTGGTGCGCGGGCTCGTCGAGCTCCACGGCGGCACCGTGCGCGCGCAGAGCGAAGGGCACGGCCACGGCGCGGAGCTCACCATCACGCTCCCGCTGCGCGAGCCCGCGCCCGCCGAGGAGCCCGCGGTCGCCCCCTGCGAGGCGCGCCCGCGCCGCGTCTTGATCGTCGAGGACAACGAGGACGCCGCCGAGATGCTGCGCCTCGTGCTGGAGAGCGGCGGCCATCAGGTCGAGGTCGCGCACACCGGGAGCGAGGCGCTCGCACGGGCGCGCGCGCTCGCTCCCGAGGTCGTGCTCTGCGACATCGGCCTGCCGGGCCTGATGGACGGCTACGACGTCGCGCGCGCGCTGCGCAGCGACGCGATCACGAAGGGCGCGCGCCTCGTCGCGCTAACCGGCTACGGACAGGAAGAAGATCAGCGCCGCGCGATCGACGCGGGCTTCGATCGCCACGTGACCAAGCCGGTCGACCCGCGCGCGCTGGGCTCGCTCGTCGGTTCTTGA
- a CDS encoding BtpA/SgcQ family protein — protein MSASAPRGLVGVIHLPAMPGDPGHAGGGFEAVYAHAMRDADALAAGGIENVVVENFGSRPFVKGDARDPLPPHQVAAITVVARALRDRFARVGVNCLRNDVVAALGIAAATGASFVRVNVHVGAYVTDQGVIEGEAARSLRYRHALGAHDVAICADVLVKHATPLAPIDATQATKDTLDRGMADAVVVTGTATGAPVDLATLERVRAAAGTRAVLLGSGLTPDDAEHLLRYADGAIVGTWVKAGGDVRAPVDSSRVRTLVQVCAGRFRSA, from the coding sequence ATGAGCGCAAGCGCTCCGCGCGGCCTCGTCGGGGTGATCCATCTGCCCGCGATGCCCGGTGATCCCGGGCACGCGGGCGGTGGCTTCGAGGCGGTCTACGCGCACGCGATGCGCGACGCCGACGCGCTCGCCGCGGGCGGCATCGAGAACGTCGTCGTCGAGAACTTCGGATCGCGTCCCTTCGTGAAGGGCGATGCGCGCGACCCGCTTCCGCCGCACCAGGTCGCGGCGATCACGGTCGTCGCGCGCGCGCTGCGAGATCGCTTCGCGCGCGTCGGCGTGAACTGCCTGCGCAACGACGTCGTCGCGGCGCTCGGGATCGCGGCCGCGACCGGCGCGTCGTTCGTGCGCGTGAACGTGCACGTCGGCGCGTACGTGACCGACCAGGGCGTGATCGAGGGCGAGGCTGCGCGCTCGCTGCGCTACCGCCACGCGCTCGGTGCGCACGACGTCGCGATCTGTGCCGACGTGCTGGTGAAGCACGCGACGCCCCTCGCGCCGATCGACGCGACGCAGGCGACCAAGGACACGCTCGATCGCGGGATGGCCGACGCGGTCGTCGTGACCGGTACCGCGACCGGCGCGCCCGTCGATCTCGCGACGCTCGAGCGTGTGCGCGCCGCGGCGGGCACGCGCGCCGTGCTGCTCGGATCGGGGCTCACGCCCGACGATGCGGAGCACCTGCTCCGATATGCGGACGGTGCGATCGTGGGCACGTGGGTGAAGGCCGGCGGTGACGTGCGCGCACCGGTCGATTCGTCGCGCGTGCGCACCCTCGTGCAGGTGTGTGCCGGTCGGTTCCGCAGCGCTTGA
- a CDS encoding acyl-CoA dehydrogenase family protein, with product MQTPASDLLFNPTDEHRMLRQTVADFARREVDPQAAEHDASGELNKPLFRKVGELGLLGITVPGEDGGAGMDTVAAVIVHHELAKYDPGFTLAYLAHSMLFVNNFYHCSNAEQRKRYLAKVISGEWIAGMGMTEPGAGTDVLGMKTTARLDGDHWVMNGTKTYITNGVEGYCFLVYAKVDGRVTAFVVDRDCPGFSTSNHIDKLGMRGSTMSELIFDNCRVPAKNLLGEIGGGVTHMMRNLEIERLTLAAMSVGIAERCVEIMIDYSNERRTFGKPISEYGQIQRYIADGYAAMEAAKALVYNVARDVSAESRNRIGSDAAKLFAAPVGKMCADYAIQVMGGAGYCREYPVERLWRDAKLIEIGGGTLEAHQKNMTKDLVRARRHA from the coding sequence ATGCAGACCCCCGCCTCCGACCTCCTCTTCAACCCCACCGACGAGCACCGGATGCTGCGGCAGACCGTCGCGGACTTCGCCCGTCGCGAGGTCGATCCGCAGGCCGCCGAGCACGACGCGAGCGGCGAGCTCAACAAGCCGCTCTTCCGCAAGGTGGGCGAGCTGGGTCTGCTCGGGATCACCGTGCCGGGCGAGGACGGCGGCGCGGGCATGGACACGGTCGCCGCGGTGATCGTCCACCACGAGCTCGCGAAGTACGACCCGGGCTTCACGCTCGCGTACCTCGCGCACTCGATGTTGTTCGTGAACAACTTCTACCACTGCTCCAACGCCGAGCAGCGCAAGCGCTACCTCGCGAAGGTGATCAGCGGCGAGTGGATCGCGGGCATGGGCATGACCGAGCCCGGCGCCGGCACCGACGTGCTCGGTATGAAGACCACCGCGCGCCTCGACGGCGATCACTGGGTGATGAACGGCACGAAGACGTACATCACGAACGGCGTCGAGGGGTACTGCTTCCTCGTGTACGCGAAGGTCGACGGCCGCGTCACCGCGTTCGTCGTGGATCGGGACTGCCCCGGGTTCTCGACGTCGAACCACATCGACAAGCTCGGCATGCGCGGCTCGACGATGTCGGAGCTCATCTTCGACAACTGCCGCGTGCCCGCGAAGAACCTGCTCGGCGAGATCGGCGGAGGCGTCACGCACATGATGCGGAACCTCGAGATCGAACGCCTCACGCTCGCGGCGATGAGCGTCGGCATCGCGGAGCGCTGCGTCGAGATCATGATCGACTACTCGAACGAGCGTCGGACGTTCGGCAAGCCGATCTCGGAGTACGGGCAGATCCAGCGCTACATCGCGGACGGCTACGCCGCGATGGAGGCCGCGAAGGCCCTCGTCTACAACGTCGCGCGCGACGTCTCGGCCGAGAGCCGCAACCGCATCGGCTCCGACGCGGCGAAGCTCTTCGCGGCGCCGGTCGGCAAGATGTGCGCGGACTACGCGATCCAGGTGATGGGCGGCGCGGGCTACTGCCGCGAGTACCCGGTCGAGCGCCTGTGGCGCGACGCGAAGCTGATCGAGATCGGCGGCGGCACGCTCGAGGCGCACCAGAAGAACATGACGAAGGACCTCGTGCGCGCGCGCCGGCACGCATGA
- the phoU gene encoding phosphate signaling complex protein PhoU, whose translation MGTHTSRAYEQELRDLKARLLAMGARCESLIHMASRAFENLDSALAHEVEESDRTLNIEEMAIDQMTVRILALRQPVGRDLRFLVTALKVVTDLERIGDEAVNVAERTVELAAHPPIANLQPKLAEMADAASRMVRMALDSFVEEDASMARHVLSEDDAVDALYGELLRMSMQFIRSQPERVEDGMRIASCAKYLERIADHATNIAEMVIYMVSGDDVRHFVSRSSSSG comes from the coding sequence ATGGGCACTCACACCAGCCGCGCGTACGAGCAGGAGCTCCGCGATCTCAAGGCGCGTCTCCTCGCGATGGGAGCGCGCTGCGAGAGCCTGATCCACATGGCGAGCCGCGCGTTCGAGAACCTCGACAGCGCGCTCGCCCACGAGGTCGAGGAGAGCGATCGCACCCTCAACATCGAGGAGATGGCGATCGACCAGATGACGGTGCGCATCCTCGCGCTGCGCCAGCCCGTCGGGCGCGACCTGCGCTTCCTCGTCACCGCGCTGAAGGTCGTCACGGACCTCGAGCGCATCGGCGACGAGGCGGTGAACGTGGCCGAGCGCACCGTCGAGCTCGCGGCGCACCCGCCGATCGCGAACCTCCAGCCGAAGCTCGCGGAGATGGCGGACGCGGCGTCGCGGATGGTGCGCATGGCGCTCGACTCGTTCGTCGAGGAGGACGCGAGCATGGCGCGTCACGTCCTGAGCGAGGACGACGCGGTCGACGCGCTCTACGGCGAGCTCCTGCGGATGAGCATGCAGTTCATCCGGAGCCAGCCCGAGCGCGTCGAGGACGGGATGCGCATCGCGAGCTGCGCGAAGTACCTCGAGCGCATCGCGGATCACGCGACGAACATCGCGGAGATGGTGATCTACATGGTCTCCGGCGACGACGTGCGGCACTTCGTCTCGCGCTCGTCGTCCTCCGGCTGA